The following are from one region of the Leptolyngbya sp. 'hensonii' genome:
- the thrB gene encoding homoserine kinase, with translation MPTVSVIVPATTANLGPGFDCLGAALTLYNQFTFSTAVSGLTAAVQIEVTGLEADRVKTDASNLAYQAFARLFEHLQQPAPPVQITIHLGVPLARGLGSSATAIVGGLVGANTLAGHPFTQRELMDLAIVIEGHPDNVIPAFLGGCQLTASGQDRGWVTCEIPWHDTIVPVLAIPDFELSTAEARKVLPPNYSRADAIFNIAHLGLLLRGLEAGREDWLAAALQDRIHQPYRETLIPGYGAVRSAALAAGAYGLVISGAGPTLLALASAPTATAVQAAIATAWKEQSIQAAVTVLEIDRQGAHL, from the coding sequence ATGCCAACGGTTTCTGTTATAGTCCCTGCTACTACTGCCAACCTGGGTCCTGGCTTTGACTGCCTGGGAGCAGCTCTGACCCTTTACAACCAGTTTACATTTTCTACAGCAGTGTCGGGGTTGACAGCAGCCGTTCAGATTGAGGTCACGGGTCTGGAGGCCGATCGGGTCAAAACCGATGCCAGTAATCTGGCGTACCAGGCTTTTGCTCGCCTGTTTGAGCACCTGCAACAACCTGCACCCCCCGTTCAGATCACCATTCATCTGGGAGTTCCCCTGGCGAGGGGATTGGGGAGTTCGGCCACGGCGATCGTGGGGGGCCTGGTGGGTGCGAATACCCTGGCGGGCCATCCCTTTACCCAGCGGGAGTTGATGGACCTGGCCATTGTGATCGAAGGCCATCCCGATAATGTGATCCCAGCTTTTCTGGGGGGGTGTCAGTTAACGGCATCCGGCCAGGACAGGGGCTGGGTGACCTGCGAGATTCCCTGGCATGACACGATCGTGCCGGTGCTGGCCATCCCTGATTTTGAACTCTCTACTGCCGAAGCTCGCAAAGTGTTGCCCCCCAACTACAGTCGAGCCGATGCCATCTTCAACATCGCCCATTTGGGATTATTACTGCGGGGACTGGAAGCCGGTCGGGAAGATTGGTTGGCGGCTGCCCTGCAGGACCGGATTCACCAGCCCTACCGGGAAACCCTGATTCCGGGATATGGGGCAGTGCGATCGGCAGCCCTGGCCGCCGGAGCCTATGGACTGGTGATCAGCGGAGCGGGTCCAACCCTGCTGGCCCTGGCCTCTGCTCCCACAGCAACCGCCGTGCAGGCAGCGATCGCAACCGCATGGAAGGAACAGAGCATTCAGGCCGCAGTGACGGTGCTGGAGATCGATCGTCAGGGTGCCCACCTTTGA
- a CDS encoding phosphoglycerate kinase, with the protein MPKKTVADLSASDLSGKRVLVRVDFNVPLDDQGNITDDTRIRAALPTINELASKGAKVILSSHFGRPKGDDYASRVSDKFRLTPVAARLAELLGKPVVKTDDCIGDDVAAKVGAMQNGDVLLLENVRFHPGEEKNDPEFSKQLASVADLYVNDAFGTAHRAHSSTEGVTQYLSPAVAGFLIEKELKYLQAAIESPQRPLAAIIGGSKVSSKIGVIETLLEKVDKLLIGGGMIFTFYKARGLNVGKSLVEEDKLELAKTLEAKAKEKGVELLLPTDVVVADAFAADAKAQTVSIENIPDGWMGLDIGPDSVKVFQAALTQCKSAIWNGPMGVFEFDQFAVGTEAIARTLADLTKQGVTTIIGGGDSVAAVEKVGVADQMSHISTGGGASLELLEGKELPGIAALDEA; encoded by the coding sequence GTGCCCAAGAAAACTGTAGCAGATCTGTCGGCGTCCGATTTATCCGGCAAGCGGGTATTGGTCAGAGTTGACTTTAACGTCCCTCTGGATGATCAGGGCAATATTACGGATGATACCCGCATCCGGGCAGCCCTACCCACCATTAATGAGCTGGCGTCTAAAGGGGCGAAGGTGATTCTGTCCAGCCATTTTGGTCGCCCCAAGGGGGACGACTATGCCTCTCGCGTCTCGGATAAATTCCGGTTGACGCCAGTAGCGGCTCGTCTAGCAGAACTGCTGGGTAAGCCTGTGGTCAAAACGGATGACTGCATCGGCGACGACGTGGCTGCGAAAGTCGGGGCCATGCAGAATGGGGATGTGTTGCTCCTGGAGAATGTGCGCTTCCACCCCGGTGAAGAGAAGAATGACCCTGAATTCTCCAAGCAACTGGCTTCCGTCGCCGATCTGTACGTCAACGATGCCTTTGGTACGGCTCACCGAGCCCATTCCTCCACGGAAGGGGTGACTCAGTATCTGAGTCCTGCCGTGGCTGGCTTCCTGATTGAGAAAGAACTGAAGTACCTGCAGGCGGCGATCGAATCTCCTCAGCGTCCTCTGGCGGCTATCATCGGCGGTTCTAAGGTATCCAGCAAGATTGGGGTGATCGAAACCCTGCTGGAGAAAGTGGACAAACTGCTGATTGGCGGCGGCATGATCTTCACCTTCTATAAGGCGCGGGGTCTGAACGTCGGGAAGTCCCTTGTAGAAGAAGACAAGCTGGAACTGGCTAAAACCCTGGAAGCCAAAGCGAAGGAAAAGGGTGTGGAACTGTTGCTGCCTACAGATGTGGTGGTGGCGGATGCTTTTGCGGCAGATGCCAAGGCCCAGACTGTTAGCATTGAGAATATTCCCGATGGTTGGATGGGACTGGATATCGGTCCCGATTCTGTGAAGGTGTTCCAGGCTGCTCTGACCCAGTGCAAGAGCGCGATCTGGAATGGCCCCATGGGGGTATTCGAGTTTGACCAGTTCGCTGTGGGCACGGAAGCGATCGCCCGTACCCTGGCTGATCTGACCAAGCAGGGCGTGACCACCATCATCGGCGGTGGCGACTCTGTGGCAGCCGTGGAAAAAGTCGGGGTGGCCGATCAGATGAGCCACATTTCCACCGGTGGTGGAGCCAGCCTGGAACTCCTGGAAGGCAAGGAACTGCCTGGTATCGCTGCTTTAGACGAGGCTTAA
- a CDS encoding FtsW/RodA/SpoVE family cell cycle protein: MKHPIHGGAKFRSSAILAGIQHQIWNSMELRRLIPFFDPSTEEWAVEARWLKWLTFLWLGIGLIVLYSASYPIGDADHGDGLYYFKRQLFWVVIGLLGFNVIVNSSLRYILGIADWFLLLLLGLILATFVPGIGATANGATRWLSLGPVPIQPSELIKPFLVLQSARVFGQWGRTPWRNRLTWLGIFCLLLGAILLQPNLSTAALCGMVIWLIALAAGLPYRYMIGTALGGIILAVSSISLREYQRRRVMSFLNPWADPAQDGYQLIQSLLAIGSGGPWGVGYGFSQQKLSFLPIADTDFIFSIFAEEFGFIGSLFILTLLVGYTTIGLKVALKARRPVHRLVAIGTVILMVGQSLLNIGVATGTLPTTGLPFPLFSYGGSSMIASLVCAGLLVRVARESNEAEVLSIMDRRLSRR; this comes from the coding sequence ATGAAGCACCCTATCCATGGGGGTGCAAAATTTCGGAGTTCCGCTATACTGGCAGGGATTCAGCACCAGATATGGAATTCTATGGAACTGCGTCGGTTGATCCCCTTCTTCGATCCCTCAACGGAGGAGTGGGCCGTAGAAGCTCGCTGGCTCAAGTGGCTCACGTTTCTCTGGCTCGGAATTGGCCTGATCGTCCTCTATTCGGCTTCCTATCCGATCGGGGACGCCGATCATGGGGATGGGCTCTACTACTTCAAACGCCAACTCTTCTGGGTGGTGATTGGGTTGTTGGGCTTCAATGTGATCGTGAACTCTTCCCTGCGCTACATCCTGGGTATTGCCGACTGGTTTTTGCTGCTTCTATTGGGGCTGATTCTGGCCACCTTTGTTCCGGGTATCGGTGCAACAGCCAACGGTGCAACCCGCTGGTTATCTCTGGGGCCGGTTCCCATCCAGCCTTCAGAGCTGATCAAACCTTTCCTGGTGTTGCAAAGTGCGCGGGTCTTCGGGCAATGGGGGCGGACACCGTGGCGGAATCGGTTGACCTGGCTGGGGATCTTCTGCTTGTTACTGGGAGCTATTCTATTGCAGCCTAACCTGAGTACAGCTGCCCTCTGTGGGATGGTGATCTGGTTGATTGCCCTGGCTGCGGGTCTTCCCTACCGCTATATGATTGGTACGGCCCTGGGGGGGATTATCCTAGCCGTTTCCAGCATCAGTCTGCGGGAGTACCAGCGACGGCGGGTGATGTCTTTCCTGAACCCCTGGGCAGATCCGGCCCAGGATGGATACCAGTTGATTCAGAGCCTGCTGGCGATCGGCTCCGGTGGTCCCTGGGGTGTGGGCTATGGATTTTCCCAACAAAAGCTCTCCTTCTTACCGATCGCGGATACAGATTTTATCTTTTCCATTTTTGCCGAAGAATTTGGCTTTATCGGCAGCCTGTTCATTCTGACCCTTTTGGTGGGATATACCACGATCGGGCTGAAAGTTGCTTTGAAAGCTCGCCGCCCTGTCCATCGGTTGGTGGCGATCGGAACCGTGATCCTGATGGTGGGCCAATCCCTGCTCAACATTGGGGTTGCCACAGGAACCCTCCCCACCACAGGGTTGCCCTTTCCTCTCTTCAGCTACGGGGGCAGTTCGATGATTGCCAGTCTGGTTTGTGCTGGACTACTGGTGCGGGTGGCCCGCGAAAGCAACGAGGCAGAGGTTCTCTCCATCATGGATCGGCGACTGTCCAGACGATAA
- the clpP gene encoding ATP-dependent Clp endopeptidase proteolytic subunit ClpP: MIPTVIETSGRGERAFDIYSRLLRERIVFLGQAIDAEVANSIVAQLLFLEAEDPEQDIYLYINSPGGSVTAGMGIFDTINHIRPDVSTICIGLAASMGAFLLTAGTKGKRLSLPHSRIMIHQPLGGAQGQATDIEIQAKEILYHKRRINEILSERTGQPIDRIEQDTERDFFMSAAEAVEYGLIDRVYNRRPSASQPVN; the protein is encoded by the coding sequence ATGATTCCAACCGTAATTGAAACCTCAGGTCGGGGTGAACGTGCTTTTGATATCTACTCTCGTCTGTTACGGGAGCGCATTGTATTTTTAGGGCAGGCGATCGATGCGGAAGTGGCTAACTCTATCGTGGCCCAACTACTATTCCTGGAGGCCGAGGATCCAGAACAGGATATCTACCTCTACATCAACTCTCCCGGTGGCTCGGTGACCGCAGGTATGGGTATTTTTGATACCATCAACCACATTCGACCAGATGTTTCAACCATTTGCATCGGATTGGCAGCCAGCATGGGGGCTTTTCTCCTGACCGCTGGGACCAAAGGCAAACGCCTCAGCCTGCCCCACTCTCGAATCATGATTCACCAACCGTTGGGAGGGGCTCAGGGACAAGCCACGGATATCGAGATTCAGGCGAAGGAAATCCTGTATCACAAGCGCCGGATTAACGAAATTCTGTCGGAGAGAACTGGCCAACCGATCGATCGGATTGAACAGGATACTGAGCGGGATTTTTTCATGTCGGCAGCAGAGGCTGTAGAGTATGGCCTCATCGATCGGGTGTATAACCGTCGGCCTTCGGCTTCCCAACCGGTGAACTAG
- a CDS encoding photosystem II S4 domain protein, which yields MLPREDLLKGVEHRESMAQAIDQANRAIATWEVVLTDFLAPPELAEVQQRFQRLTDIQLLAWGGYPQAERQRLAIARAELPLEESQVAVAVLDIAGNFLFDTATHRDFLGAMLGTGIVRDKVGDLIVLGERGAQAIVVPELVEFLELHLVQVRSVPVQTRRIDASALKVREPKKKEMTTVEASMRLDAIASAGFGMSRSKMADLITSGEVRVNWKEVAQSSHQIKSGDLIAVRGKGRVEVGDVAITKKDRYRIHLTRYV from the coding sequence ATGTTGCCACGGGAAGATCTGCTGAAAGGCGTCGAGCATCGGGAAAGTATGGCCCAGGCGATTGATCAGGCGAATCGGGCGATCGCCACCTGGGAAGTTGTTCTGACTGATTTTCTTGCTCCTCCCGAACTGGCTGAGGTCCAGCAACGTTTCCAGCGCCTGACAGATATTCAACTCCTGGCTTGGGGCGGCTATCCCCAGGCCGAGCGGCAGCGGTTGGCGATTGCTCGCGCTGAACTGCCCCTGGAAGAATCTCAGGTGGCCGTGGCCGTGCTGGACATTGCCGGTAACTTCCTCTTCGATACCGCTACCCATCGGGATTTTCTGGGGGCTATGCTGGGGACCGGAATTGTCCGAGACAAGGTGGGGGATCTCATCGTTTTGGGGGAACGGGGAGCCCAGGCGATCGTGGTGCCGGAACTGGTGGAATTTCTGGAACTTCATCTGGTCCAGGTTCGATCGGTGCCAGTCCAGACTCGCCGCATTGATGCCAGTGCGCTAAAAGTTAGAGAACCCAAAAAGAAAGAGATGACAACTGTGGAGGCTTCGATGCGGCTGGATGCGATCGCCTCTGCTGGATTTGGCATGTCTCGCAGCAAAATGGCTGATCTGATTACGTCTGGGGAGGTCCGAGTGAATTGGAAAGAGGTTGCCCAAAGTAGCCATCAGATCAAGTCAGGAGACTTGATTGCGGTTCGAGGGAAGGGTCGGGTGGAAGTTGGAGACGTTGCCATCACGAAAAAGGACCGCTATCGAATTCATTTGACTCGGTATGTTTAA
- a CDS encoding bifunctional diguanylate cyclase/phosphodiesterase: MTLSSLKLDLPGQSAAGQISKTDKQKNPGQQPATGQISKTDKQKNPGQQPATGQISAPDKPKENNQQPATGQISAPDKQEKPNQQHFSTVISISVASLTFAIALGGLALYSRARVIRRWKVAERVFRRTEALNQAILKAIPDLIMRLDRQGNYLEVIQAEGFNTFYPNLIGRNIRTVLPSEMAEQRLQLIERALSTGKSQSCDYQIWLEGQLHYQEAHITANGDNEVLIIVRDITEQRNAEAALRESEERYALAAQGANDGLWDWNLRSKVAYFSPRWKGMLGWMEEEISNKPEEWLSRIHPDDVDRVNRELKAHFDNMTSHFESEHRILHRDGKYRWVLSRGFAVRDEEGQVYRIAGSQTDITERKVAEQQLIHDAFHDTLTNLPNRALFKDRLRQIMERARRHRDYIFAVLFLDLDRFKVINDSLGHLVGDQLLTEIASRLRACLRTTDTVARLGGDEFAILLEEISVVSDATDVATRIQQELSRPFDLNGHEVFTTVSIGIALNAPDYDQPEDLLRDADTAMYRAKALGKARYQVFDQAMHVKAVTQLQVERDLRWAIDRQELSLRYQPIVSLGTGALLGFEALIRWQHPEQGFLSPDKFIPVAEETGLIIPIGFWVLREACRQMRIWQKTLKPNPPLVVSVNLSSKQIAHPNFVDSVRAILQETGLEGKFLKLEITESVILENADAAIDILQQIQSLGIQTAIDDFGTGYSSLSYLHRLPIDTLKIDRSFINRVDSDGDKLELVRTIVTLAWNLGMDVVAEGVETNMQLAQLKALKCEFAQGYLFSVPLDIGATTAFIQRSIGMEVQTSQNDDDETRMW; the protein is encoded by the coding sequence TTGACATTGTCTTCTCTTAAGCTGGATCTTCCGGGTCAATCTGCCGCAGGTCAGATTTCTAAGACTGATAAGCAGAAGAACCCAGGCCAGCAACCTGCCACAGGTCAGATTTCTAAGACTGATAAGCAGAAGAACCCAGGCCAGCAACCTGCCACAGGTCAGATTTCTGCACCGGATAAACCCAAAGAAAATAATCAGCAACCTGCCACAGGTCAGATTTCTGCACCGGATAAACAGGAGAAACCTAATCAGCAACATTTTTCTACAGTCATCTCGATATCAGTTGCCTCTCTAACTTTTGCAATTGCATTAGGAGGATTAGCGCTTTACTCTCGGGCCCGGGTAATCCGGCGATGGAAAGTAGCCGAGCGAGTGTTTCGGCGAACTGAAGCACTCAACCAAGCGATTCTGAAAGCAATTCCTGATTTGATTATGCGGCTCGATCGGCAGGGGAATTACCTTGAGGTGATTCAGGCTGAGGGTTTCAATACGTTTTATCCAAATTTAATCGGGAGAAATATCCGAACTGTGCTGCCTTCAGAAATGGCAGAACAGCGATTGCAACTCATTGAACGGGCCTTATCAACGGGAAAATCTCAGTCCTGCGACTATCAGATCTGGTTAGAGGGCCAATTGCATTACCAGGAAGCTCACATTACAGCCAATGGGGACAATGAGGTTCTGATCATTGTTCGAGATATCACTGAGCAAAGAAATGCAGAAGCTGCTCTGCGGGAAAGTGAAGAGCGTTATGCTCTGGCTGCTCAAGGAGCCAATGATGGCTTGTGGGATTGGAACCTGAGGTCTAAGGTTGCCTATTTTTCACCCCGATGGAAGGGCATGCTGGGCTGGATGGAAGAGGAGATTAGCAATAAGCCGGAAGAGTGGCTTAGCCGCATTCATCCGGATGATGTCGATCGGGTGAATCGTGAACTCAAAGCCCATTTCGATAATATGACATCCCACTTTGAAAGTGAGCATCGAATATTGCATCGAGATGGGAAGTACCGATGGGTGCTCAGCCGGGGCTTTGCAGTCCGAGATGAGGAGGGCCAGGTTTATCGGATTGCCGGGTCCCAAACGGATATTACTGAACGAAAAGTGGCGGAGCAACAGCTCATCCATGATGCGTTCCACGATACCCTGACTAATCTGCCCAATCGAGCCCTCTTCAAGGATCGGTTGCGTCAGATTATGGAACGAGCTCGCCGCCATCGAGACTACATCTTTGCCGTTCTGTTCCTGGATCTCGATCGGTTTAAAGTGATTAACGATAGTCTGGGACATCTGGTTGGGGATCAACTACTCACTGAGATTGCAAGTCGATTGCGAGCCTGCCTGCGGACCACGGATACGGTGGCCCGTTTGGGAGGCGATGAATTTGCGATTCTTCTGGAAGAGATCTCCGTGGTCAGTGATGCCACAGATGTCGCAACCCGAATTCAGCAGGAATTATCCCGTCCCTTTGATCTGAATGGCCATGAGGTATTCACAACCGTCAGTATTGGGATTGCCCTGAATGCACCCGACTATGACCAACCAGAGGATTTACTACGGGATGCAGACACGGCTATGTATCGAGCAAAAGCCTTAGGCAAAGCTCGTTATCAGGTTTTCGATCAGGCCATGCATGTGAAGGCAGTCACCCAATTACAAGTGGAACGGGATCTGCGCTGGGCGATCGATCGCCAGGAGTTGAGCCTCCGCTATCAGCCGATCGTCTCTCTGGGTACAGGTGCGTTGCTGGGTTTTGAAGCGCTGATCCGCTGGCAACACCCGGAACAGGGGTTTCTTTCCCCGGATAAATTTATTCCTGTGGCAGAAGAAACTGGACTGATTATCCCGATCGGGTTCTGGGTTTTACGAGAAGCCTGTCGCCAAATGCGGATCTGGCAGAAAACGCTCAAGCCCAATCCACCTCTGGTTGTCAGCGTCAACCTCTCCAGTAAACAGATTGCCCATCCCAATTTTGTGGACAGTGTCCGAGCGATTTTGCAGGAGACTGGTCTGGAGGGCAAGTTTCTGAAATTGGAAATCACGGAGAGCGTCATCCTGGAAAATGCCGATGCGGCGATCGATATTTTGCAACAAATTCAATCCCTGGGCATCCAGACTGCCATTGATGATTTTGGCACCGGTTACTCTTCCCTCAGTTATTTACACCGGCTTCCCATTGATACCCTCAAGATCGACCGCTCGTTCATTAACCGGGTTGACTCCGATGGAGACAAACTGGAACTGGTGAGAACGATCGTCACCCTGGCCTGGAATTTGGGGATGGATGTGGTTGCCGAAGGGGTCGAAACCAATATGCAGTTAGCTCAGCTCAAAGCCCTGAAATGTGAGTTTGCTCAGGGATATCTCTTTTCTGTGCCGCTGGATATTGGTGCCACAACGGCCTTTATCCAGCGAAGTATCGGTATGGAAGTCCAGACGTCTCAGAATGATGATGATGAGACCAGAATGTGGTAG
- a CDS encoding DUF475 domain-containing protein — protein sequence MLDQFLDTPIQFGFDTLALLVILIALEAVLSADNAIALAALCQGLEDGKQQRQALNLGLAVAFLLRVLLILTASWVTKFWQFELMGAAYLLWLVFQYFTSEQGKDHEHHGPRFKSLWHAIPVIAVTDLAFSLDSVTTAIAVSQDTWLIITGVVIGIITLRFMAGLFIRWLDEFVHLEDAGYITVGLVGFRLLLRVFDSKLIPPEWLMISLIAILFVWGFSKRKILDAPIDKGQQSSTSQQSPVAEDSNL from the coding sequence ATGTTAGATCAATTCTTAGATACTCCGATTCAATTTGGCTTCGACACCCTGGCCCTACTGGTTATCCTCATCGCCCTGGAAGCCGTCCTTTCGGCAGATAATGCGATCGCCCTGGCAGCCCTTTGTCAGGGTCTGGAAGATGGAAAACAGCAACGTCAGGCCCTTAATTTGGGTTTGGCAGTGGCTTTCTTACTCAGGGTCCTGTTGATTTTAACGGCTTCCTGGGTGACCAAGTTCTGGCAGTTTGAGCTAATGGGGGCTGCATACCTCTTGTGGCTGGTGTTTCAATACTTTACCTCTGAACAGGGCAAAGACCACGAACACCATGGTCCTCGCTTCAAGTCTTTGTGGCATGCGATCCCCGTGATTGCGGTCACAGACCTGGCGTTTTCCCTGGACAGCGTCACGACTGCGATCGCAGTCTCTCAAGACACCTGGCTGATTATTACGGGTGTTGTGATCGGTATTATTACCCTGAGATTCATGGCTGGGTTATTCATTCGTTGGCTGGATGAATTTGTCCATCTGGAGGATGCCGGGTATATCACCGTTGGTCTGGTTGGCTTTAGACTTCTATTGCGGGTCTTTGATTCTAAGCTGATTCCCCCAGAGTGGTTAATGATTTCTCTGATTGCGATCTTATTTGTCTGGGGCTTCTCCAAGCGTAAAATCCTGGATGCCCCGATCGACAAAGGTCAACAATCCTCCACAAGCCAACAATCCCCCGTAGCAGAAGACTCCAACCTTTAA
- the ylqF gene encoding ribosome biogenesis GTPase YlqF: protein MSSPLIQWYPGHIAKAERALMEQLKKVDVVLEVRDARIPLATHHPQVPQWVGSKARILVLNRVDMIPETARQLWTGWFRSQGETPYFTDAQHGKGVDAVAQAAQVVGDQVNQRRHGRGMLPRPVRAVVIGFPNVGKSALINRLLNRRVVASARRAGITRQLRWVRISDQIELLDAPGVLPSRLNNQQAALRLAICDDIGEAAYDHQRVTWTLVDELNRLRRDHPALMTENPLETRYGLDAATMSGEEYLETLAKQRYQGDRERTAAQILNDFRKGILGPIVLEVPPISVSS, encoded by the coding sequence ATGAGTTCCCCCCTGATCCAGTGGTATCCCGGCCACATCGCCAAAGCTGAAAGGGCCCTGATGGAGCAGCTCAAAAAGGTGGATGTGGTTCTGGAAGTGAGAGACGCTCGGATTCCTTTAGCTACCCATCATCCCCAGGTGCCTCAATGGGTGGGGAGTAAGGCCCGAATTCTGGTGCTGAACCGGGTGGATATGATTCCGGAAACAGCCCGTCAGCTCTGGACGGGGTGGTTTCGGAGCCAGGGAGAGACCCCCTACTTTACAGATGCCCAACATGGTAAGGGTGTCGATGCTGTTGCTCAGGCAGCCCAGGTCGTGGGAGATCAGGTGAATCAGCGACGGCACGGTCGGGGCATGCTGCCCCGACCGGTACGGGCTGTCGTGATTGGCTTCCCTAATGTGGGCAAGTCGGCCCTGATTAACCGGTTGCTGAATCGGCGGGTGGTGGCGAGTGCTCGTCGGGCTGGAATCACCCGTCAACTTCGTTGGGTGCGGATTTCAGACCAGATTGAGTTACTGGATGCGCCCGGTGTTCTGCCCTCCCGCCTGAACAATCAGCAGGCAGCGCTGAGGCTGGCGATTTGTGATGATATCGGGGAAGCCGCCTATGATCATCAGCGGGTTACCTGGACGCTGGTAGACGAGTTGAATCGACTCCGGCGAGATCATCCGGCCCTAATGACCGAGAATCCTTTAGAGACCCGCTATGGTCTGGATGCCGCCACGATGAGCGGGGAAGAATACCTGGAAACTCTGGCCAAGCAGCGATATCAGGGCGATCGGGAGCGAACGGCTGCCCAGATCTTGAATGACTTCCGGAAAGGAATTCTGGGTCCGATCGTTCTGGAAGTTCCTCCTATTTCGGTGTCCTCCTAG
- a CDS encoding DUF2325 domain-containing protein gives MNISILDDLEQSVTELISSAEVELAEKQLQQQREQEVEVAVQEIRDRLTLLLDQVTQTLEKFESNSVTDSLTRKKLEEKQTYLLEQLDNVYLLAAQVVDARLLQEEEQILNRQVSRELEQWRQGLKADLLEMIRDQEDFFDATDAAITVRGYLNELKEMGALEEVVEALVDQINRTSARGPVARIDNSHEQALFFIYTKAMENRSRTGRTNDIKPQTHHRKSEKQPNPYLELEGKVVIYGGHERLEAAVRSKLRGSNVVLVWCNADSGPSLWEQAESHLISADLVFIITTYTSHKLTEKAKLSCSKAGKVPQMLNSGGLTRTLEAISYGLKTQLLTRQVRSKLA, from the coding sequence ATGAATATTTCTATCCTGGACGACCTTGAGCAATCTGTGACTGAATTGATCTCTTCCGCTGAGGTTGAGTTAGCAGAAAAACAACTTCAGCAGCAACGAGAACAAGAAGTAGAGGTTGCCGTCCAGGAAATTCGCGATCGGTTGACCCTGCTCCTCGATCAGGTCACACAAACCCTCGAAAAATTCGAAAGCAATAGCGTAACCGATAGCCTAACCCGCAAGAAACTGGAAGAAAAACAAACCTACTTGCTGGAACAACTGGACAATGTCTATTTGCTGGCTGCCCAAGTGGTAGATGCCCGCCTGCTGCAGGAGGAAGAACAAATTCTCAACCGCCAGGTTTCAAGGGAACTGGAACAATGGCGACAGGGTTTAAAGGCCGATTTGTTGGAAATGATTCGAGACCAGGAAGACTTCTTTGATGCCACGGATGCCGCAATTACCGTTAGGGGCTATCTGAATGAATTGAAAGAAATGGGAGCCCTGGAAGAGGTTGTTGAGGCGCTGGTCGATCAGATCAATCGAACCAGTGCCCGAGGACCGGTGGCCCGAATTGATAACTCCCATGAGCAGGCGCTGTTTTTCATCTATACCAAAGCGATGGAGAATCGCTCTCGCACGGGTAGAACCAATGACATCAAGCCTCAAACCCACCATCGGAAGAGTGAAAAACAGCCCAATCCCTATTTGGAACTGGAAGGGAAAGTAGTCATCTATGGGGGGCACGAACGCTTAGAGGCCGCAGTCAGAAGCAAGCTGAGAGGCTCGAATGTCGTTTTAGTCTGGTGTAATGCAGATTCGGGACCCAGTTTGTGGGAACAGGCCGAGAGCCATCTGATCAGCGCTGACCTGGTCTTTATCATCACGACTTACACCAGTCATAAGCTAACGGAGAAGGCCAAACTCTCCTGTAGTAAGGCTGGCAAAGTGCCTCAGATGCTCAACAGTGGGGGCCTGACCCGCACCCTGGAAGCCATCTCCTACGGCCTAAAAACTCAACTTCTGACCCGTCAGGTACGTTCGAAACTAGCGTGA
- a CDS encoding universal stress protein, which translates to MFKTVLFPIDKSPESRQAAETVAQLVKTFNSRLVILSIVERPQAAEASGGVMSSPEAIAELLQSAKSLFSQEGIRAETLEEESAKPPAFAICDVAEEINADLIVMGCRGLGLTEEGASDSVTNRVINLSPCPVLIVP; encoded by the coding sequence ATGTTTAAGACTGTTCTGTTTCCGATCGATAAGAGTCCCGAATCGCGTCAGGCCGCCGAGACGGTTGCCCAGCTCGTGAAGACGTTTAATAGCCGTCTGGTTATTCTCTCCATTGTGGAAAGGCCTCAGGCGGCTGAAGCCAGTGGAGGGGTGATGTCTTCCCCGGAGGCGATCGCGGAGTTGCTGCAAAGTGCCAAGTCCCTGTTCTCTCAGGAAGGCATCCGCGCCGAAACTCTGGAAGAAGAAAGTGCCAAGCCCCCTGCCTTTGCCATCTGTGATGTGGCAGAGGAAATCAACGCCGATCTGATCGTGATGGGCTGCCGGGGATTGGGGTTAACCGAAGAAGGGGCCAGCGATAGTGTCACAAATCGGGTGATTAACCTGTCGCCCTGTCCTGTCCTGATTGTTCCTTAA